CCGCCGGCCGCCGCACTCGCCGCGCCTGTCCCAAGTGAGGTAAATCGTCGAACAAATGGAGGCCATGGCCACGGAACCATCTTCCCCAGCGCCGGCTGCCGCCGCCAATCTCCCTACTCCGCCGTACCACCACTGCCCAGCTCCAGCTGAAGAGGTAGCAACGCCGCCGCCGAAGCAATCAACCGCGGGGCCGGGGCTGAGGAccccctcgccgtcgccgtcggttCAGGTGTCCGGGCACTCTCTGcacgagctgctgctgctgtccccGCCACCCCCGAGCTCTCGCCACCTCCGGTCGAGGACCCGTGGGGCCGCCGGAACGAGCGTGGACGAGATCCTGGAGGTTGTTGCGGTGGTGGGGACGCCCACGCCGCCAAGGCGGAGGCGGCGCGGGGGCGCGGAGCAGTGCGTGGCGCCCGCTCTGGCGTCCCCGAGGAACGCACGACGGGCGAGGCGGAGGCTGGAGAAGGACGtcgaggcggcggaggaggacgcCGCCAGGAGGGCCCGCAGGAGGAAGTCCACAAGGGCTGCGCCGAAAGCTGCAGCGGCCGCGGACAAGGCAGCGGCGGTGCTGAACGAGGACGAAATGGACGATACAGCCATGGCTTTGGTCCCGGCTTGTCCTGTTGCTACCTGCGGTGAGCAATGGTCTCTCGGCCCCTTCTATTCGCATACAGGATGGCTGTCGCTGTCCTGCTGTCATGTCTATTGTTCTTACTAAATGTTCTCCTGCTGTTGATGGTTATAGCCTATAATAGGATGTCTGCTTCAATTTTGCTAAGCGTTCCACTGTGATTGTTCCTCTACACATAGGAACTGACTTCGTGGAACAATCTGAGTTGGAAGGTCTCTGGGAAAGGATCGTTGAGTTGGTGATGTGGAGGAACGTGGCTAAATCGGCACTCTGGTTCGGATCTGGATCTATGTTCTTCTCATGCTCATTTTCAAGAGACGTCACCTTCAGGCATGCGATTTTCGATATTCATTTACCTGAAAATTACTGATTTACCTATATTTCTTCATTGTAATCTGGTACTTGGCTTTGGGTGATGATTTGCAGCCCAATCTCAGCTCTCTGTCACCTCGGCGTTATGATCTTAGGCTTGGCTTTCTTCAAGGATTCTGTTCCTCAGAGGTATGATTTGAtcatatttgattttttttgtccATATGGATGATTGAACCAGAGGTAATATGAGTTTGCAATTGGGCAGGTTGCAGGTGGAGAATAAGAGAAGCTTCCAGTTGACTGAAGAAGACGTGCTTCGTGCTTCTCAAGCTGTGCTTCCGATTGCAAACTCCATGATATCCACGGCACAAGTGATCTTCTGTGGTGAACCCTCAATGACTCTCAAAGTAAGCCTCAAATTTGGTTCATGATCTGGCAGTACTGCAAGAGACATTGTTTTCCTTAATAATTTTAGGAGCCTGTGTTTGCTGGAATTTCAGGTACTGCCTGTACTTTTGTTCGGTGCTAAATATGGGGGCCTTGTTACAGTGCGGAGGCTTGTAGCTGCAGGTATAATCGAATGCACAAGGTACAAGCAGCAAGTCTTGCATGACTGTTGTAATATAATGTTGTGTTTGCTTGCAAACTGTAGGATTTTTCACCAGTTTTACAGTCCCAAAGCTATATAGCTGTTATTCAAGTCAAATTCATAAAAGAGGTGTGATTCACTTACCACCAGTGACACATTATTTGTTCTCTCTAGCAATCCTTCTCAGCATAAGACTGAATACTCTTTGTTCTGTTACCTCAGTTGAGATTTTGAGAGATCAGGCTCTAGAAGCATGGAAGTCTTGCCCACGCAAAAAGCTTGTTGCAGCTATGGTAGTGACAATGTGCTGGAACATGTTTAGTGTGAAGACACGCGTCATGGCAGATATATGGCTGGCACGGTTGACATAATTTCTTCTGTTCATGTTATCATCCGATGCAGTTTCCATGAAACATATCCTTTATTATTTACATGTTGTTAGGTGATACAATATTCAACCGTGCAATTATTGAGTTATATCATGCAAAATATTAAAGTTTGCAACTTCGTAAGAAACTGATTCCTGCTTAATTCAGGCAAATGTGTGGGTATAAAAATGTTGATGCTTGAAATTGTTAAATAAGATAGTTTGCCTGTTTCAAAAGGCATTTGAGCTACCCTTTAGTTATGATGATTAATGTTGATGGTCTATTTAGACCAACAGTGTCAATATGTATACAACATTACAACAGTCCACTTGTGGTTCAAAGTGGAAATAGGGAACAAAGTGTCATTTCGGTTTCAGTATGTAGGAACCATATTACTGACTCTAATCAATTGTGATAAAAAAATAAAGACCGATGACATTTGGCCCTTGCCACTTCACTAGAACAGTTTGCTCAACATATGCACTGTGATGCCAAATTCAGCAATCTGCCAAATTTTTTTATTGTCGATGTGTCATTTCAGAATTGTGCGACTGAAATGTTAATGATGTAGCACTGTTTGTTACGGAAACACTATTGAACTTGACAACATGTGCAACTAAAATCTGTTTCAATTCTTTGTGATTCCTAAATGATGTATGGTTTGTTTTTTTTAGTATTGGGAGCAGTTGTTGCCATTCTGTTTTCCTGCACTCAAGAAAAAAGAATCATTTGTAATATGCCCAGCAATTTAATGTATGCTTAGTTTGTCCTCTTAATAATAAAATTAACATGGACGCATATCTTTTGTCCAGCCTTTGTTTCAATTGTAATACTGCGCTATAATCAGAAGTACCACAAGGCGAACATAGCGACAGAAGTTGGAAGTAGCCGAGATGAGCAAGGGCAGACAATGGAGATGGATGACTAAAGTTTTCAGTACTATGCAGTCCTAAATGATGTGGGGTTCCCAGAGTGCAGCCAGCAGTGCTGCTACTATTTCTGTGCAATAATATTcagttagcccttgtttagttccaccccaacttccaaaaagttgctacagcacctgtcacatcgaatgtttgcggcccgtgcatggagcattaaatgtagacaaaaagaaaaactaattgcacagtttggtgggaaattgcgagacgaacgttttgagcctaattagtccatatttgaacactatttgctaaataaaaacgaacatgctacagtagccccaaaatccaaattcctactactaaacacagccttagttCCACGTCTAGGGGTCGTACTAGCTAAGATGTATTTTCTGCACGTTGCATTGAGGGATCTTTTGTTGTGTCGACTTATAAGCACTCGTGGAGAGGGGCCCATTGTATGCTGATAAATAAAATGTAAAAGAGCTAGTCGTGTGCATTATAAATTTTGCATATCCCTCTTAACTTGTGACTGAATTTTAAAAAAACACCAAACTTGAATACCAGAAAACCTACCCTCAATCTAAATGTGTTGAAAATGATTGGAGTGGAGCTTAAATTAATTTCCACTGCAATCTGCTTCAACACACGTCGATTGGTGTGGATACATGCGCATCTAAAAATGCCTAAAATAGTTTATAGTGGCATGTCGGTCCCACTGGTCTTCGTTTTTTTAGTTATGCCATCTTTTATTGAATATTTGGGCTCCTATataatctcaaatgaaaaaaaaacaactagaaagttttagatctctttaAGCACTACAAATTTGGTAGAGTGCCTCCATATGAGGTTGTATGAAAAATTACAAAAATGAATTTTATAATTAGAGAACTTAAACATATTTTTTTGAGAAAGCCAGGGAAAACCCCTACTGAACTCATTTCATAGATATAAGTCTGTACAAAACTAAAAAGAACTATACAACAAACTAAAAACAGAAAAGTTTGTCCCTAAGAAGAGATttcttagggtgtgtttggtccgAGGACCGAGTTGGATGGGATATGATGATCCATGGATATTGGGATAAGGATATCCATGATACacgtttggttggatggatgggaTGAGCCATTTTTCTATTTGATTGGATGGACGAAAGTGGATGAGATGAGAATAGTTgactaattatatctattatttaaaaataataacaactaattagacACTAATAAATATGCACTAATACTATTTTTGTCATGATAATCActaatttaaaataaaatatattaatTATCACCACTAAATATCATAATTAGCACACGAAACATGCACTAATCAACATATTAGCACTTATCAAAACTAATCCTACCATCATAATTATTAAGTATTAAAATAACATACTAATAATCCTTAATGTATTTACTAATAACAAAGATTACAAGACATGGATAAGCTAGTCCGCCAGATTTTTTTGACCACGAAATCCAACATCTGGGTGGAATATTCTCTATCCATGGATTTCCTTATCCCAGTGATCCACCAACTAAACACACCTCGTCCATGGATGATCCCATCCTATCCAATGCAATCCATGCAACCAAACACATTGTTAGTGGACCTACAACGGAGAATACAAAGAGAAAGCTCCTCATGAAGACTAATTAATCCTCCAACGCCCAAGAGGAGACTTGCCATAAAAAATAATACTGTCTCTCATGGTCCAAATGCACAAGGCAGCCACAATGACGAGCTCTAGAAAAATCAGAGATCTAAAACAGGCTTTAGCTAGAGCCAAACGATCCAAAAGTGACACATTCTGAGGCCACTGTACATTCATCAAACGCCACCACCACTCACTGAACGGACATTCAAAGAATAAATGCTCCACCGTTTCTTCCACATTACCTTGACTTGACAAGAACACAGTTATAAGATGGCAAAGCGAAATGCTTTCTTTTAAGCAGGTTCCTTGTATTGAGTCTGTCCAGAAGgaggagccaaaaaaaaaaaagaatttatgCTTGCCCCTGCAACTGCTTTTCCAAAGCCAGGTAAATTGAACTTGCTTCGGCATGATACCCTGTATAGCTAAATATGCTTGCTTGCAACTAAAAGTGGAACCCCACTGACATGTCCAGCAATCTGTACCATGACTATTGCCATGGATATTTAGGATCCTCCCAGCTAGCTCAGTTAACTGCATAGATGCTTCAATTGATAAAGGCAGGAGGAAATTATTTTCAATGTCCCTAGATAAGAATGTGGCCACTGAAATTTTTGTATCCTTGGCAAATGAAGAAAGCTGAGGAAATTCCAACTTGAGCAGCCCCATGTCCCAAATATCCTCCCAGAAACTCACTGATGTACCGTCACCGAAACTACAAGAAGCGAGTCCTCTGAAATCCACAGATAAGCTCATTACATCTCTCCACCAAAAAGATCCCACTGGCCTTTTAAAATGCGGAGGCACAGAGGAATTATAGAAGACCGACCCAGTTAGATTGACTCAGGGTGTGTCTACCTTGTTATAAAATTTTTCCGCAGATTTCAGAAGAAGAGCCTTATTCTGTGATCTCAAATTTAAAATGCTGAGCCCTCCTTCCTCTTTGATTCTACGAGCTTTTGTCCAGGCAACCAAGCACCTACCTTGCCTGTGCAGATCTTTGCCATCCCAAAGACAATTCTTTCTAAAGACATCTATTTGCTTGATCACTGCTTGGGAATTTGAAAGTGCTCAGACAGTACATGGGCAATGAAGAAAGCAGTGAGTTAACACGGACAATCCTCCTATGATAAGAGAGCATATTTGCAAAATTGCAATACCAGGGAAAGctgtgaatagcctataaaatttctacaacaacactaagcaaaGAGGTTAGACAAAAATGAGACGAAGCAATtcttacgctagcctactaaaaatgcaagccacctaccacaattctagtcacTATGATCTCTAACCCACAcaagaggctatgtcactaccactaagtaaGTAAGCTCTTAAAATCTAACTAAAGagtctcactaaccactagactcgacacaagctagctctcaaaactaattacactaaagaacttAGCTACACTAGAAATGCAAGTACAAGAGTGAGGTAGTGAAGTTATACCAACGTGGCAAgcgatgatcaatcaatcaatcacaagataaccaaAGAAATCCTtgggacaagatgacacaatgatttatttcCGAGGTTCACtcgcttgccggcaagctacatcCGCGTtttagcgattcacccacttggaggttcacgcactaatatgCATCACACGactaacccgcaatcgggtgccgcacaaccaaaacaagatgaggatccacaagctatgagcagtccactagagtaccttttggctctccactggggaaaggtcaagaacctctcacaatcaccacgatcagagctggagacaaacaccttcctccgctcgacgatcctcgctgcaccaagccgtttaggtggcggcaaccaccaagagaaacaagcgaaatccgcagcgaaacacaatcaccaagtgcctctagacgtaatcactcaagcaatgcatttggattcactcccaatctcacaaagatgatgaatcaatgatggagatgggtgggagggctttgcctaagctcataaggttgctatgtcaatgcaaatggccaagagaatgagctagaGCCGGTCAAACACCTTCGAAAAGAGCCGTTGGGCACCACGGGCAGCTCACTGCGGGCcaaccggacgcgctggtcaagagtgaccggacgcacgcctccagcgtccggtcgcccgatgaacgccacgtgtcccctgctttgAATCTCGTCCAtgcgatctcaatggtcaactcGCACCACGCCACTgcttaagtgatgaccggacacgccaaCATCGACCTGATGCTGCGCCACTGCGTCTGATCGCACGCCCCTGCGCTGCCTTCACACCGTGACCTGACACGCCAatggaatgaccggacgctcaatgaatgcagagtccagtcacttctaGAGAACATCTAGAGCCGCATttctacgaccggacgcatccgctCTTTGCACGACCGGACGCAACCGAGGGCCCGGTCCTCTCTGCCCTTGCAACACCGCctgcgtcagcgtacgtcagcactgatcggactcacCCTCTGCGCGTCCGATCGTTCTTttcttccagcatccggtcaaagaccgaagGCGCTCCTCCTCTGCGCAACACTGACCAGACTCAGGGCTGAGTCCGGTCTAGGTCCAGTCCAGCATTCGGTCCCTGTGCAAATCCTCCTTCACTtctccaaacttcaccacccttgctcaaatgtaccaaccaccaagtatatcaccttgtgcacgtgcgTTAGcaaattttcataaacattttcaagggtgttagcactccactagatctaaatgcatatgcaatgagttagaacatctagtggcactttgataaccgcatttcgatacaagtttcacccctcttaatagtatgactatctatcctaaatatgatcacactcactaagtgtcttgatcaccaaaacaaaatggccctatagattttacttttgccttgagcccattttatttttctcttttttcttttccaagcccgagcacttgatcatctccatggacTCCACCAACACCATGATCTTCTCCATTTGCTCcatcacttagaatgtgctacatatctcataatcactagagtaataggttagcacttagggtttcatcaattcattaaaaccaaactagagcttttaatctctccctttttggtatttgatgataaccctttcacaaagatatgaattaaaattcaattgaatccatgttgcttgcccaagcatatttaccatgtgtaaaaggatatgtgtcaaagttctccccctttgtcatcttatccctatctttgtgcattacttCTCCCATTTTGtaatcaatgaccacaaaggttcaattttagataggttaagagtatcaatgtcaatcaatgaggtgaggGTTATTTTCCaaaattggttcaatctagattacttgcctaagatatttaactcggtttgatccaagaacaagcttcttcacacctcatttcaagggttatcttgtaccatgttgagttaaacacttatagcttattttctagatcaaacactaggttcataagcccacaaacatgttatatgctaccactagatcaagtcaagcatagaagcaatagtggtaccatacaagcatcaaattcatttgattttcatgaatgagcctataacacatgaggaatgactagatgcactaaataagtccTAGCAAagtatgtatgcatgccaatcaacttttaccttggattgctcgaaggagagacatgtcatataagtggggggatgcatcaacacatatttgagaaatccaatatgtttaactcattccttagcttgcaaaacatctTCTCATCAAgtagcttggtgaatatatcggcaagttgatcttcggtaccTACACTCTCAACTGAAATGTCCctttttattgatgatctcttatgaaatggtggcgaacattaatgtgctttgttcttgcatgttgaaccggattgttggttagcttgattgcactctcattgtcacatagcaatgtcactttcttgaacttgattccaaagccATTCAAGGTggtcttcatccaaagaatttgtgcacaactgaaagttcctaatggctagagggggggtaaatagcctattaaaaatttctacaacaacacttaacaaaccagttagataaatatgaggcgaagcgagtgttgcgctagcctactaaaaagcaagccacctaccacaattctagtttctatagtctctatccacacaatggctatgttactatactaagttagtgtgctctcaaaggctaactaaagagccatactaaccaaactaacaagctctcatgactagctacactaaagagcttgacaactagtttgcagtaatataaagagagagagcaagatggttataccgctgagtcgaggaatgaaccaattaatcaaaagaatgaataccaataaagaccaatcaccttagaatcaaatgatgacacaataatttttaccgagattcacttgcttgccgggaagctagtcctcattgtggcgattcactcacatggaggttcatgcgctaattggcatcacacgccaaaccctcaataggatgccgcacaaccaacacaagataaggatcatacaagccacgagcaatttactagagtatctttt
The nucleotide sequence above comes from Miscanthus floridulus cultivar M001 chromosome 18, ASM1932011v1, whole genome shotgun sequence. Encoded proteins:
- the LOC136521461 gene encoding reticulon-like protein B17 isoform X2; protein product: MEAMATEPSSPAPAAAANLPTPPYHHCPAPAEEVATPPPKQSTAGPGLRTPSPSPSVQVSGHSLHELLLLSPPPPSSRHLRSRTRGAAGTSVDEILEVVAVVGTPTPPRRRRRGGAEQCVAPALASPRNARRARRRLEKDVEAAEEDAARRARRRKSTRAAPKAAAAADKAAAVLNEDEMDDTAMALVPACPVATCGLWERIVELVMWRNVAKSALWFGSGSMFFSCSFSRDVTFSPISALCHLGVMILGLAFFKDSVPQRLQVENKRSFQLTEEDVLRASQAVLPIANSMISTAQVIFCGEPSMTLKVLPVLLFGAKYGGLVTVRRLVAAGFFTSFTVPKLYSCYSSQIHKRVEILRDQALEAWKSCPRKKLVAAMVVTMCWNMFSVKTRVMAAFVSIVILRYNQKYHKANIATEVGSSRDEQGQTMEMDD
- the LOC136521461 gene encoding reticulon-like protein B17 isoform X1; this translates as MEAMATEPSSPAPAAAANLPTPPYHHCPAPAEEVATPPPKQSTAGPGLRTPSPSPSVQVSGHSLHELLLLSPPPPSSRHLRSRTRGAAGTSVDEILEVVAVVGTPTPPRRRRRGGAEQCVAPALASPRNARRARRRLEKDVEAAEEDAARRARRRKSTRAAPKAAAAADKAAAVLNEDEMDDTAMALVPACPVATCGTDFVEQSELEGLWERIVELVMWRNVAKSALWFGSGSMFFSCSFSRDVTFSPISALCHLGVMILGLAFFKDSVPQRLQVENKRSFQLTEEDVLRASQAVLPIANSMISTAQVIFCGEPSMTLKVLPVLLFGAKYGGLVTVRRLVAAGFFTSFTVPKLYSCYSSQIHKRVEILRDQALEAWKSCPRKKLVAAMVVTMCWNMFSVKTRVMAAFVSIVILRYNQKYHKANIATEVGSSRDEQGQTMEMDD
- the LOC136521461 gene encoding reticulon-like protein B17 isoform X3 encodes the protein MEAMATEPSSPAPAAAANLPTPPYHHCPAPAEEVATPPPKQSTAGPGLRTPSPSPSVQVSGHSLHELLLLSPPPPSSRHLRSRTRGAAGTSVDEILEVVAVVGTPTPPRRRRRGGAEQCVAPALASPRNARRARRRLEKDVEAAEEDAARRARRRKSTRAAPKAAAAADKAAAVLNEDEMDDTAMALVPACPVATCGTDFVEQSELEGLWERIVELVMWRNVAKSALWFGSGSMFFSCSFSRDVTFSPISALCHLGVMILGLAFFKDSVPQRLQVENKRSFQLTEEDVLRASQAVLPIANSMISTAQVIFCGEPSMTLKVLPVLLFGAKYGGLVTVRRLVAAGFFTSFTVPKLYSCYSSQIHKRVEILRDQALEAWKSCPRKKLVAAMVVTMCWNMFSVKTRVMADIWLARLCFNCNTAL
- the LOC136521461 gene encoding reticulon-like protein B17 isoform X4 translates to MEAMATEPSSPAPAAAANLPTPPYHHCPAPAEEVATPPPKQSTAGPGLRTPSPSPSVQVSGHSLHELLLLSPPPPSSRHLRSRTRGAAGTSVDEILEVVAVVGTPTPPRRRRRGGAEQCVAPALASPRNARRARRRLEKDVEAAEEDAARRARRRKSTRAAPKAAAAADKAAAVLNEDEMDDTAMALVPACPVATCGTDFVEQSELEGLWERIVELVMWRNVAKSALWFGSGSMFFSCSFSRDVTFSPISALCHLGVMILGLAFFKDSVPQRLQVENKRSFQLTEEDVLRASQAVLPIANSMISTAQVIFCGEPSMTLKVLPVLLFGAKYGGLVTVRRLVAAGIIECTSLCFNCNTAL